Proteins co-encoded in one Streptomyces sp. NBC_01283 genomic window:
- a CDS encoding acyl-CoA dehydrogenase family protein, with the protein MVTDSATPPSGYVQPDVDVPALAELLDGEYAEVRNLVRTNLTTYAGVLDDAEQLGFDEFRERVRELVVEMAATGQTGMGFPKEYGGGGDVGASIAAFETLAFGDLSVLVKVGVQFGLFGGAILHLGTERHHEAYLPRLITGELMGCFAMTETGHGSNVQALGTVARYDAESREFVITTGADQARKDYIGNAARHAELAVVFAQLEVAGEHQGVHAFVVPIRVNGEVAPGVRIEDDGRKMGLNGVDNGRIWFDGVRVPREALLNQFADVTPEGVYQSPIDNPDRRFFTMLGTLVQGRVSVGGGAINASKVALAIATKYAVRRRQFQAASDTEEQVLLDYGMHQRRLLPLIARTYALHFAQDVVRTQLHEVFSGINDDELARRELEARAAGTKALGTWHATRTIQECREACGGAGYLAVNRFAALKADSDVFATFEGDNHVLLQLVAKGLLTHYASEFENLDQLGMVRYVTNLAVETVIEKTSAHKLLERVRDLLPGGDEWDQEAGLFDSEYQLAMLRFREEHMLAGVARRLKRGMDQKTHPGVVFSQVQDHVIAVAHAHVERLVLEAFVDKTRRLPDGDNKVALGLLCDLFALSTIEADRAWFMEHGRLTTQRSKAIRREVNDLCRRIRPLATDLVDAWGIPPQMLRSPDLVG; encoded by the coding sequence ATGGTCACCGACAGCGCCACTCCCCCGAGCGGATACGTGCAGCCCGACGTCGACGTACCGGCTCTTGCCGAGTTGCTCGACGGCGAGTACGCCGAGGTCCGCAACCTGGTCCGCACCAACCTGACGACGTACGCGGGTGTACTGGACGACGCGGAGCAGCTCGGCTTCGACGAGTTCCGCGAGCGCGTGCGTGAGCTCGTCGTCGAGATGGCGGCAACGGGCCAGACAGGCATGGGCTTTCCGAAGGAGTACGGCGGGGGCGGCGACGTCGGGGCGTCGATCGCCGCGTTCGAGACGCTCGCGTTCGGCGATCTGTCCGTGCTGGTGAAGGTCGGCGTGCAGTTCGGGCTCTTCGGCGGCGCGATCCTGCACCTGGGCACGGAACGCCACCACGAGGCCTACCTGCCGCGTCTGATCACCGGGGAGCTGATGGGCTGCTTCGCGATGACCGAGACCGGACACGGCTCCAATGTCCAGGCGCTCGGCACGGTGGCCCGGTACGACGCCGAGAGCCGGGAGTTCGTCATCACCACCGGCGCGGACCAGGCGCGCAAGGACTACATCGGCAACGCGGCCCGGCACGCCGAGCTGGCGGTCGTCTTCGCCCAGCTGGAGGTGGCCGGAGAGCACCAGGGCGTCCACGCGTTCGTCGTACCGATCCGCGTGAACGGCGAGGTGGCCCCCGGCGTCCGGATCGAGGACGACGGCCGCAAGATGGGCCTCAACGGCGTGGACAACGGCCGCATCTGGTTCGACGGCGTACGCGTGCCGCGCGAGGCGCTGCTCAACCAGTTCGCCGACGTCACACCCGAGGGCGTCTACCAGAGCCCGATCGACAACCCCGACCGCCGCTTCTTCACCATGCTCGGCACGCTGGTGCAGGGGCGGGTCAGCGTGGGCGGCGGCGCCATCAACGCCAGCAAGGTCGCCCTGGCGATCGCCACCAAGTACGCCGTGCGCCGACGCCAGTTCCAGGCGGCCTCGGACACCGAGGAGCAGGTGCTCCTCGACTACGGCATGCACCAGCGCAGGCTGCTCCCGCTCATCGCGCGCACCTACGCACTGCATTTCGCCCAGGACGTCGTGCGCACGCAGTTGCACGAGGTCTTCTCGGGGATCAATGACGACGAACTCGCACGACGTGAGCTGGAGGCGCGGGCCGCGGGCACCAAGGCGCTCGGTACCTGGCACGCCACCCGCACGATTCAGGAGTGCCGCGAGGCGTGCGGGGGCGCCGGTTATCTTGCCGTCAACCGGTTCGCCGCCCTGAAGGCCGACAGTGACGTCTTCGCCACGTTCGAGGGCGACAACCACGTGCTGCTTCAGCTGGTGGCGAAGGGCTTGCTGACTCACTACGCGAGCGAGTTCGAGAACCTGGACCAGCTCGGCATGGTCCGGTACGTCACCAACCTCGCCGTCGAGACGGTCATCGAGAAGACCTCGGCCCACAAACTCCTTGAGCGGGTACGTGACTTGCTGCCCGGCGGCGACGAGTGGGATCAGGAAGCGGGCCTGTTCGATTCGGAGTACCAGCTCGCCATGCTCCGCTTCCGCGAGGAGCACATGCTCGCCGGTGTGGCGCGGCGGCTCAAGCGCGGGATGGACCAGAAGACCCACCCCGGTGTCGTCTTCTCGCAGGTGCAGGACCATGTCATCGCGGTGGCCCACGCACACGTCGAGCGGCTGGTGCTCGAAGCGTTCGTCGACAAGACGCGCCGTCTGCCCGACGGCGACAACAAGGTCGCGCTGGGGCTGCTGTGCGACCTCTTCGCCCTTTCCACGATCGAGGCGGATCGCGCCTGGTTCATGGAACACGGCCGTCTGACGACGCAGCGTTCCAAGGCGATCCGCCGGGAGGTGAACGACCTGTGCCGCAGGATCCGGCCGCTCGCCACCGACCTAGTCGACGCCTGGGGCATCCCGCCGCAGATGCTGCGCTCGCCTGATCTGGTGGGGTGA